In Bacteroidota bacterium, a single genomic region encodes these proteins:
- a CDS encoding tetratricopeptide repeat protein yields MKRVYLLFFFAMAISVATTAQIDSIVKAKILDDGSQAAEKLYNSGIADFAAKNYTAALANFNQAIALREGFERALFNRATTKSVMKDFTGAIMDFDKAISIAPAADSYFERGQAKYSTGMKEEAFQDYNKAIELKTDYTQAYYYRAGIKFEKEDYKGSEEDYTQAIKWKIDFAYAYNDRGSARRMQGNFDGAIEDYSKAISLNPEIPFVYNNRASAKRKKGDLTGAVADYSEAISRKPDYAEAFNNRGSAKFDSGDFEGSIVDFSKAIALNSAYSFAYNNRAAAKYKLKDYRGSAEDCTKAIQQNESYGYAYLNRGIAREMLREEEGACEDWKKAIGLGIDAAKNYAGDCK; encoded by the coding sequence ATGAAAAGAGTGTATTTGCTTTTCTTCTTTGCAATGGCAATTAGCGTTGCAACAACAGCACAAATTGACAGTATTGTTAAAGCCAAGATATTAGACGATGGATCACAGGCGGCCGAAAAACTCTATAACAGCGGAATTGCTGATTTTGCAGCAAAAAACTATACTGCTGCATTAGCTAATTTTAATCAAGCTATTGCCTTGCGCGAAGGCTTTGAACGTGCGCTTTTTAACAGAGCCACGACCAAATCGGTGATGAAAGATTTTACGGGTGCAATAATGGATTTTGATAAAGCAATTTCGATTGCACCTGCTGCAGATAGCTACTTTGAAAGAGGACAAGCAAAATATAGCACCGGGATGAAAGAGGAGGCTTTTCAGGATTATAACAAAGCTATTGAATTAAAAACAGACTATACCCAAGCCTACTATTACAGAGCCGGAATAAAATTTGAAAAGGAGGATTACAAAGGCTCTGAAGAGGATTATACCCAAGCGATAAAATGGAAAATTGATTTTGCGTATGCTTATAACGACAGGGGAAGTGCAAGACGCATGCAAGGCAATTTTGATGGCGCAATTGAAGATTATAGCAAAGCAATTAGCCTAAACCCTGAAATTCCATTTGTGTATAATAATCGAGCAAGTGCCAAGCGCAAAAAAGGGGATTTAACGGGTGCTGTTGCTGATTATTCGGAAGCCATTTCCCGAAAACCGGATTATGCAGAAGCATTCAACAACAGAGGAAGTGCCAAATTTGATTCTGGCGACTTTGAGGGATCCATAGTTGATTTTAGTAAGGCAATTGCTCTCAATTCAGCCTATTCCTTTGCATACAACAATAGAGCAGCGGCAAAATATAAGTTAAAAGACTACAGAGGCAGCGCAGAAGATTGTACAAAAGCAATTCAACAAAATGAAAGCTATGGATACGCCTATTTGAATAGAGGAATTGCCCGTGAAATGTTGCGCGAGGAGGAAGGTGCTTGTGAAGATTGGAAAAAAGCGATTGGACTTGGCATTGATGCAGCAAAAAATTATGCCGGTGATTGTAAATAG
- a CDS encoding OmpA family protein has product MKKLIYLLVLIVSVSRAQNVDFTKGNFPDNREGLEQAKDNLDKGDELFSQGISYYKMALDPYLLANTFNPNNAYLNYKIGRCYLFSSTKKKAITYLEKAIQLNPAIEFQSAYYLGWAYQLDLQFEKAIIQFTKFTQASGSGTDFKDLQAEAQQQIKECKTGIELVKKPIRVFIDNAGPEVNSKYSDYGPVISADESVMLFTSRRDGTTGGAMDPGINEYMEDIYISTKQNNKWSKAVNLGPPVNTNDHDANSGLSADGQKFLVYNATGHGDLYEANLIGDKWGEPQPLGRNINTSAHESSACYAPDGKSIYFVSDNPETSIGDRDIYISTKDENGKWGKAINLGPTINTPYGEEGVFIHPDGKTMYFSSEGHNTMGGYDIFKSVYENGKWSKPENLGYPVNTPDNDIFFVISASGKHGYYSSYSDNGIGEKDIFLVTFLGAEKPMVLNNEDNLLASIAAPVKEVVLAPTLEIKEAQLTILKGIVSDAISKKPLEATIEIVDNKQNISIASFTSNSASGKYLVSLPAGKNYGIAVKKDGYLFQSENFDIPASAAFQQVVKDISLKSVDIGSSIVLKNIFFDNGKATLRSESTNELERLGKLLYDNPTLKIEISGHTDSKGSAELNKKLSDGRAKAVVDYLIGKGITGDRLTYVGYGKDQPIASNDTEDGRQQNRRTEFKIIGK; this is encoded by the coding sequence ATGAAGAAATTAATTTATTTGTTGGTTTTGATTGTTTCTGTAAGCCGGGCTCAAAATGTTGATTTTACAAAGGGTAACTTTCCGGATAACAGAGAAGGACTAGAGCAAGCAAAGGACAATCTAGACAAAGGGGATGAGCTTTTTAGTCAAGGAATCTCCTATTATAAAATGGCACTAGATCCCTATTTGCTTGCTAATACATTTAACCCCAATAATGCTTATTTAAATTATAAAATTGGGAGATGTTATTTGTTTTCCAGCACCAAAAAAAAGGCTATAACCTATTTAGAAAAGGCCATTCAACTAAATCCTGCGATAGAGTTTCAATCGGCTTATTACCTTGGATGGGCCTATCAATTGGATTTACAGTTTGAAAAGGCAATTATACAATTTACAAAGTTTACACAAGCAAGTGGTAGCGGGACAGATTTCAAAGATTTACAAGCAGAAGCACAACAACAAATAAAAGAGTGCAAAACAGGTATCGAACTTGTTAAAAAACCAATTCGTGTTTTTATTGACAATGCAGGCCCTGAGGTAAACTCGAAGTATTCAGATTACGGACCGGTAATTTCTGCTGACGAATCGGTAATGCTATTTACTTCTCGACGAGATGGAACAACAGGAGGAGCAATGGATCCCGGAATTAATGAATATATGGAAGATATTTATATCTCTACAAAGCAAAACAACAAATGGTCAAAAGCGGTTAATCTTGGTCCTCCTGTGAATACAAATGATCATGATGCAAATTCAGGACTAAGTGCAGATGGGCAAAAGTTCTTAGTTTACAACGCAACCGGACATGGAGATTTGTATGAAGCCAATTTAATTGGCGATAAATGGGGTGAACCACAACCACTTGGAAGAAATATAAACACAAGCGCTCATGAATCTTCGGCATGTTACGCTCCGGATGGGAAATCGATTTATTTTGTTTCGGATAATCCGGAAACGAGTATAGGCGATCGAGATATTTACATTTCCACGAAGGACGAAAATGGAAAGTGGGGAAAAGCAATAAATCTAGGGCCAACCATAAATACTCCTTATGGAGAAGAAGGAGTATTTATTCATCCTGATGGAAAAACCATGTACTTCAGTTCTGAAGGTCATAATACGATGGGAGGATATGATATTTTTAAGTCGGTGTATGAAAACGGAAAATGGTCGAAGCCTGAGAATTTGGGATATCCTGTTAATACACCAGATAATGATATCTTTTTTGTGATTTCGGCAAGCGGAAAGCACGGCTACTACAGTTCGTATAGTGATAACGGTATTGGTGAAAAAGATATTTTTTTAGTTACCTTTTTGGGAGCCGAAAAACCAATGGTGCTGAATAACGAAGATAATTTGTTAGCCAGCATTGCCGCACCGGTTAAAGAAGTTGTGCTTGCACCAACACTCGAAATAAAGGAAGCGCAACTTACCATCTTGAAAGGTATAGTTAGCGATGCAATCTCAAAGAAGCCATTGGAAGCGACCATCGAAATTGTGGACAATAAACAAAATATTTCCATTGCTTCTTTTACATCCAACAGTGCAAGTGGAAAATATTTGGTATCCCTTCCTGCAGGAAAAAACTATGGAATTGCCGTTAAAAAGGACGGCTATTTATTTCAGTCCGAAAACTTTGATATTCCAGCCTCCGCAGCCTTTCAGCAAGTGGTGAAGGATATCAGTTTAAAAAGTGTTGATATTGGAAGTTCCATCGTACTCAAAAATATTTTCTTCGATAACGGAAAGGCAACGTTACGCTCGGAATCCACGAATGAATTGGAACGACTAGGAAAATTGTTGTATGATAACCCCACATTAAAAATTGAAATTAGTGGACACACAGATAGTAAAGGAAGTGCTGAGCTCAATAAAAAACTAAGTGATGGCCGTGCCAAAGCAGTGGTAGATTACCTCATTGGAAAAGGCATAACAGGCGATAGGCTTACCTATGTTGGCTATGGAAAAGATCAACCGATTGCCAGCAATGATACTGAAGATGGACGTCAGCAAAACAGAAGAACGGAATTTAAAATTATAGGAAAATAA
- the recQ gene encoding DNA helicase RecQ: MDVSALEVLKKQYGYDSFRPMQEACINALLANKDVLMLMPTGGGKSICFQLPALMKEGTALVVSPLIALMKDQVQALRANGVEAEFINSSLSYEAILEVKEKCRNGKTKLLYMAPETIQQMRDTFLNEINVSMVAIDEAHCISSWGHDFRPEYLQLSFLREKFSSVPFIALTATADKVTRRDIAVQMNLRNPEIYISSFDRKNLSLTVKRGINEAKKISEIASLIHKHRNDSGIIYCLSRKNTEKVVEKLTEMGIKCAHYHAGMSTEDRSEVQEAFTKDDIRVIVATVAFGMGIDKSNVRYVIHFNLPKNIESYYQEIGRAGRDGLNSETVLYYSVGDLILLKRFATDSGNPDLNLEKLRQMQELAEARICRRKILLNYFSESMTENCGNCDVCKNPPQFIDGSLYAQKAISAMIRTDEKIGFSMLINILRGSKSAAVFEQGYDKLKTYGQGADLSFEQWQAYLMQLLQLGLIELAYDDNYALKTTAFGKEVLHGRAKIHLVQPEIVERKVKEKRISAANKEESKLHPLFEELRVLRKQIADSLGMPPFIVFGDSTLTAMVERLPQNENELLNLTGVSQTKMLRYGSDFLKIITEYCSANGIHKTVQASDFLSDEKIKAYTDEMQKNGIRLSHHTLAKLLIASEKDKYSANEQALSFYGVMEGLTKYAALRPILGNYFEKNFYAEIENKRNDFFEAPVYNRLSEQSKKNLILAISTLPLEKPNESLSEAVQELRKTYPRSHEPWSEKEIIFYRTAIEHTNDIAFLALTFQRSEGSVKAMYSNSLRNTKSETSV, from the coding sequence ATGGATGTAAGCGCTCTTGAAGTATTAAAAAAGCAATACGGGTACGACAGTTTTCGGCCTATGCAGGAAGCCTGTATTAATGCCTTATTGGCGAATAAAGATGTATTAATGTTAATGCCAACAGGTGGGGGTAAATCCATATGTTTTCAATTGCCGGCATTGATGAAGGAAGGAACAGCGCTGGTCGTTTCACCACTCATTGCCTTAATGAAAGATCAGGTGCAAGCTTTGCGTGCCAATGGAGTAGAAGCAGAGTTTATCAATTCATCACTCAGCTATGAGGCCATACTAGAGGTTAAGGAAAAGTGCCGCAATGGTAAAACTAAATTACTCTATATGGCTCCTGAAACCATTCAGCAGATGCGCGATACCTTTTTAAATGAAATAAATGTTTCGATGGTGGCCATTGATGAGGCACATTGCATCAGCAGTTGGGGGCATGATTTCAGACCCGAATACCTTCAACTTAGTTTTTTAAGGGAGAAGTTTAGTTCCGTTCCATTTATTGCCTTAACCGCAACAGCTGATAAAGTAACGCGCAGGGATATTGCTGTGCAAATGAACTTACGTAATCCCGAAATTTATATTTCTTCATTTGACCGCAAAAATCTAAGTCTAACGGTTAAGCGAGGCATCAACGAAGCAAAAAAGATTAGTGAAATAGCCAGTCTCATACACAAGCACCGAAATGATTCAGGAATTATCTACTGCCTTTCACGAAAGAATACCGAAAAGGTGGTTGAGAAACTTACCGAAATGGGAATAAAGTGTGCCCATTACCATGCCGGAATGAGCACAGAGGATAGGTCGGAAGTACAAGAAGCTTTTACAAAGGATGATATTCGGGTAATTGTTGCGACAGTTGCTTTTGGAATGGGAATAGATAAATCGAATGTGCGTTATGTGATTCACTTTAATTTACCCAAAAACATTGAGAGTTATTATCAGGAGATTGGCCGAGCCGGTAGAGATGGATTAAACAGTGAAACAGTTTTGTATTACTCCGTTGGCGATTTAATTTTACTGAAGCGTTTTGCAACGGATAGTGGTAATCCGGATTTAAACCTCGAGAAGCTTCGTCAAATGCAGGAATTGGCAGAAGCACGAATTTGCAGAAGAAAAATTTTGTTGAATTATTTCAGCGAAAGCATGACCGAAAATTGTGGAAATTGCGACGTGTGCAAAAACCCGCCTCAGTTTATTGATGGAAGTTTATACGCTCAAAAAGCCATATCGGCAATGATACGGACCGATGAAAAGATTGGATTTTCGATGCTTATAAATATATTACGTGGCTCAAAAAGTGCAGCAGTGTTTGAACAAGGATATGATAAATTAAAAACCTATGGGCAGGGAGCCGACTTGAGTTTTGAGCAGTGGCAAGCCTACTTGATGCAACTATTGCAACTTGGATTAATTGAGCTGGCGTATGACGATAACTATGCATTAAAAACCACCGCTTTTGGAAAAGAAGTACTTCATGGAAGAGCTAAAATACATCTGGTTCAACCGGAAATAGTGGAGCGAAAAGTGAAGGAAAAAAGAATTTCAGCAGCAAACAAAGAGGAATCAAAACTTCATCCGTTGTTTGAGGAATTGCGTGTGCTACGAAAACAAATTGCCGACAGTTTGGGCATGCCTCCTTTTATTGTTTTTGGTGACTCCACGCTAACAGCAATGGTGGAGCGATTGCCTCAAAACGAAAATGAGCTCTTAAATTTAACCGGTGTTTCTCAAACAAAAATGCTACGTTATGGCAGCGATTTTTTAAAAATCATTACGGAGTATTGCAGTGCCAATGGGATTCACAAAACAGTTCAAGCAAGCGATTTTTTAAGTGATGAAAAGATTAAGGCTTATACCGATGAGATGCAAAAAAATGGCATTCGTTTGTCGCACCACACCTTGGCTAAATTATTAATCGCGTCTGAAAAGGATAAGTATAGTGCAAACGAACAAGCTCTCAGCTTTTATGGTGTTATGGAGGGGTTAACAAAATATGCAGCCTTGCGACCCATTTTGGGAAATTATTTTGAAAAGAATTTTTATGCAGAGATAGAAAATAAGCGGAATGATTTTTTTGAAGCACCGGTGTATAATCGGCTGAGTGAACAATCGAAAAAAAACCTGATACTGGCAATAAGTACTTTACCACTTGAAAAGCCCAATGAAAGTTTAAGTGAAGCAGTGCAAGAACTCCGCAAAACCTACCCGCGCTCACACGAACCTTGGAGCGAAAAGGAAATTATTTTTTACCGCACAGCGATTGAGCATACCAACGACATAGCCTTTTTAGCGCTTACTTTTCAGCGGAGCGAAGGCAGTGTTAAGGCAATGTATAGTAACAGCTTAAGAAACACAAAGTCAGAAACTAGTGTGTAA
- a CDS encoding YdeI/OmpD-associated family protein, with protein MATRDTRIDAYIAKAQPFAQPVMTHLRKLVHTACPEVKETIKWGMPSFEYQGPLFSFAAFKQHCVGGFWKSKLLNDPSNFLGERKNQGGEAMGNLGRMTSLKDLPPDKVFIDFVKQHMKLNEEGIKVLKKPLVKKELIVPKELTSALAKNKKAKQTFESFSVSGKREYADWINEAKTEVTRNKRLAEAITWLEEGKPRLWKYQKEFKK; from the coding sequence ATGGCAACACGAGATACAAGGATTGATGCATACATCGCAAAAGCACAACCTTTTGCACAGCCGGTAATGACACATTTGCGAAAGTTAGTTCACACCGCTTGTCCGGAAGTTAAGGAGACTATAAAATGGGGCATGCCCAGCTTTGAATATCAGGGACCCTTATTTAGTTTTGCTGCCTTTAAGCAGCATTGTGTCGGCGGCTTTTGGAAATCGAAGTTGCTAAATGACCCCTCTAATTTTTTGGGCGAGCGGAAAAATCAGGGCGGTGAAGCAATGGGAAATTTAGGTAGAATGACTTCACTCAAGGATCTTCCTCCCGACAAGGTATTTATTGATTTTGTAAAACAACACATGAAGCTTAATGAGGAGGGAATTAAAGTGCTTAAGAAACCCCTCGTGAAAAAAGAATTGATTGTTCCGAAAGAATTAACTAGCGCATTAGCTAAAAATAAAAAAGCAAAGCAAACATTTGAAAGCTTCTCGGTATCCGGTAAACGAGAATATGCGGATTGGATTAATGAAGCAAAAACCGAAGTCACACGCAACAAGCGATTAGCCGAAGCCATAACATGGTTGGAAGAGGGAAAGCCTCGGCTGTGGAAATACCAGAAAGAATTTAAAAAGTAA
- a CDS encoding spore maturation protein, with protein MALSRFWTIIFAGSILYIFILLFTGRTYTISNVVNGAQNDPVLVGELLPASIQQNDTALYSALLINKESGFQKGDSLYKLTNKNSVEVYSGKQSADGIFMTCKNTILDLWLPLIGYLTFFCGLLHLLSDSGAINKFAKVLTPLFVKIFPELPSGHPAYGFMTMNFAANFLGLDNAATPFGLKAMESMQEANENKFRASNSQIMFLCLHAAGLTLIPTSIIGYRAAQHATNPADIMLPCIITSFIGTLAALIFVSIRQKINLLNLAVIAFVTGISAVIGFLLFYINQLSGTQKMHFTGNLSNGVLLSIIFMIIVYCVISEKVFSKNQTNIFDSFVTGAKDGFTTGVRVLPYMIAMLVALSVFRNSGLMNTVMLGFTAVLKLFQVKQEIINAIPVALMRPFSAGGSRGFMLDAMKTYGPDGLTGQLSCLFQGAAETTFYVVALYFGSVNVKETRYTLGVMLLVDLVCVISAIAVCSIYF; from the coding sequence GCTCGTTGGAGAATTGCTTCCGGCTAGCATACAACAAAACGACACTGCTCTATATTCCGCGCTGCTCATTAACAAAGAAAGCGGTTTTCAAAAAGGAGACTCACTATACAAACTCACGAATAAAAACAGTGTAGAAGTGTATTCTGGCAAGCAATCGGCCGACGGAATTTTTATGACATGCAAAAACACCATTTTGGATTTATGGCTTCCCTTAATTGGCTACCTCACCTTCTTTTGTGGATTGCTTCATCTGTTAAGCGATTCAGGAGCCATCAACAAATTTGCAAAAGTACTGACTCCCCTTTTTGTAAAAATTTTTCCTGAACTTCCTTCCGGTCACCCCGCTTACGGCTTTATGACGATGAATTTTGCTGCTAATTTTTTAGGTCTGGATAATGCTGCCACTCCCTTTGGTTTAAAAGCAATGGAGAGCATGCAAGAGGCAAATGAAAATAAATTCAGAGCCAGTAACAGTCAGATTATGTTTCTATGCCTACATGCCGCCGGACTAACCCTTATACCCACTTCCATTATTGGATATAGAGCAGCGCAGCACGCAACCAATCCGGCAGATATCATGTTGCCTTGTATCATTACCTCCTTTATTGGAACACTTGCCGCGCTAATTTTTGTAAGTATTCGTCAAAAAATAAATCTATTGAATTTGGCGGTAATTGCTTTTGTTACCGGAATTAGCGCAGTTATTGGTTTTCTGCTTTTTTACATCAACCAATTATCAGGCACACAAAAAATGCACTTTACCGGAAATCTCAGCAATGGCGTACTTTTGAGCATTATTTTTATGATAATTGTGTACTGTGTAATCAGCGAAAAAGTATTTAGTAAAAACCAAACTAACATCTTCGATTCCTTTGTTACCGGTGCAAAAGATGGGTTCACAACAGGGGTACGGGTGCTGCCTTACATGATTGCTATGCTCGTGGCACTTAGCGTATTCCGTAACTCCGGATTGATGAACACGGTTATGCTTGGTTTTACTGCTGTATTAAAATTATTTCAGGTAAAACAAGAAATCATAAATGCTATACCGGTTGCCCTAATGCGTCCCTTTAGCGCTGGCGGTTCGCGGGGTTTTATGCTCGATGCAATGAAAACCTATGGCCCCGACGGTTTAACCGGACAACTCTCTTGCTTGTTTCAAGGGGCTGCGGAGACTACCTTTTACGTGGTGGCGCTTTACTTTGGATCTGTTAATGTAAAAGAAACGCGTTACACACTTGGCGTGATGTTGCTGGTAGATTTGGTGTGTGTAATTTCTGCTATTGCTGTGTGCAGTATCTATTTTTAA